One window from the genome of Myripristis murdjan chromosome 6, fMyrMur1.1, whole genome shotgun sequence encodes:
- the LOC115360511 gene encoding patatin-like phospholipase domain-containing protein 2 isoform X2 yields the protein MGIYYVGASGCILEHFPRLIQDASKIYGASAGALMAAILTIGIPIEQTCADLMSMAKEARKRKLGPLHPAFNLLQIVQSSLLMNLPEDAHVRASGKLCVSLTRASDGKNVLVSEFDTRDELIQVLMCSCFIPLYCGVIPPTYRGVRYMDGAISNNLPHCHLKNTITFSAFAGESDICPRVSALNFHEVRFNNVSIQVSTENMYRVTSTFFPPEPEVMAEICQNGYFDALRFLQENDLIKSECPLGTLEMDVPKPACCELVKESAEVEASNKKAQLNGLNLPQEEHWWLDQRLIESLPVNIKKVLCQACRESHTSSSLLSLVTEFLPVKVTSYLQTPCSLPVESACSVAQRLVDWVPDVPRDMRWLYGMAGDTHKQASKDETDSDDSESTSQRSKTLPSGLDLQNQREKEVNALPLTLEASPTDRCTFSMNTNSDLDHLPLTPPPTPTFNPSSWFGEAATPSPPNVGGVWGMSLGRAVGWLRNITSEQASNDPTSLSFFK from the exons ATGGGGATTTATTATGTTGGAGCCAGTGGTTGCATCCTTGAACATTTCCCTCGCCTCATTCAAGACGCCTCCAAGATCTACGGAGCGTCTGCCGGTGCCTTGATGGCTGCCATTCTTACTATTGGAATCCCCATAG AACAAACCTGTGCTGATTTGATGTCTATGGCTAAAGAGGCCCGAAAGCGGAAACTGGGACCCCTGCACCCAGCTTTCAACCTGCTCCAGATTGTCCAGAGCTCCCTGCTAATGAACCTCCCAGAAGACGCCCATGTGCGTGCCTCTGGAAagctctgtgtgtctctcaccAGAGCGTCTGATGGAAAGAACGTTTTGGTGTCTGAGTTTGATACTAGAGACGAACTCATTCAG GTTCTCATGTGTAGCTGCTTCATCCCTTTGTACTGTGGTGTCATCCCACCAACCTACCGCGGAGTG CGCTATATGGATGGTGCCATCAGCAACAACCTGCCCCACTGTCACCTGAAGAATACTATCACATTTTCTGCGTTTGCCGGCGAAAGTGACATCTGCCCCCGAGTGAGCGCACTCAATTTCCATGAGGTGCGCTTCAACAATGTCAGCATCCAGGTCAGCACAGAGAACATGTACAGGGTGACCAGCACCTTCTTCCCCCCTGAGCCTGAG GTAATGGCAGAAATCTGCCAGAATGGATACTTTGATGCTCTCCGCTTCTTACAAGAGAACG ACCTAATCAAAAGTGAGTGTCCCTTGGGCACTTTGGAGATGGACGTTCCCAAGCCTGCTTGTTGTGAGCTGGTGAAGGAGTCAGCTGAAGTCGAAGCTTCCAATAAGAAAGCACAGCTGAATGGACTGAACCTTCCTCAGGAAGAGCATTGGTGGCTGGACCAGCGGCTCATAGAGAGCCTCCCGGTTAACATCAAAAAGG tgctCTGCCAGGCATGTAGAGAGAGCCATACCTCTAGCAGTCTGTTGTCCCTGGTCACTGAGTTTCTGCCTGTTAAAGTGACCTCATACCTGCAGACCCCTTGTAGTCTGCCTGTGGAGTCAGCCTGCTCTGTAGCCCAGAG ACTAGTTGACTGGGTCCCAGATGTGCCCAGGGACATGAGGTGGCTGTATGGCATGGCGGGGGATACCCACAAACAAGCGTCCAAGGATGAGACGGACAGCGATGATAG tgaatCAACATCGCAGAGATCCAAAACCCTGCCATCAGGCCTGGACCTGCAGaaccagagagaaaaggaggtaAACGCTCTCCCCTTGACCTTGGAAGCCTCTCCCACTGATAGGTGTACCTTCTCCATGAACACGAACAGTGACCTGGACCACCTGCCCCTGACTCCGCCCCCTACACCCACCTTCAACCCCAGCTCTTGGTTTGGGGAAGCCGCCACACCGTCACCACCCAACGTAGGTGGAGTTTGGGGTATGAGTCTGGGCAGGGCTGTAGGGTGGTTACGAAACATCACATCCGAGCAAGCCTCAAATGATCCAACTTCCTTGTCCTTCTTTAAGTGA
- the LOC115360511 gene encoding patatin-like phospholipase domain-containing protein 2 isoform X1, which yields MFDLSKEWSISFAGCGFMGIYYVGASGCILEHFPRLIQDASKIYGASAGALMAAILTIGIPIEQTCADLMSMAKEARKRKLGPLHPAFNLLQIVQSSLLMNLPEDAHVRASGKLCVSLTRASDGKNVLVSEFDTRDELIQVLMCSCFIPLYCGVIPPTYRGVRYMDGAISNNLPHCHLKNTITFSAFAGESDICPRVSALNFHEVRFNNVSIQVSTENMYRVTSTFFPPEPEVMAEICQNGYFDALRFLQENDLIKSECPLGTLEMDVPKPACCELVKESAEVEASNKKAQLNGLNLPQEEHWWLDQRLIESLPVNIKKVLCQACRESHTSSSLLSLVTEFLPVKVTSYLQTPCSLPVESACSVAQRLVDWVPDVPRDMRWLYGMAGDTHKQASKDETDSDDSESTSQRSKTLPSGLDLQNQREKEVNALPLTLEASPTDRCTFSMNTNSDLDHLPLTPPPTPTFNPSSWFGEAATPSPPNVGGVWGMSLGRAVGWLRNITSEQASNDPTSLSFFK from the exons ATGTTTGACTTGAGCAAGGAATGGAGTATTTCATTTGCAGGCTGTGGGTTCATGGGGATTTATTATGTTGGAGCCAGTGGTTGCATCCTTGAACATTTCCCTCGCCTCATTCAAGACGCCTCCAAGATCTACGGAGCGTCTGCCGGTGCCTTGATGGCTGCCATTCTTACTATTGGAATCCCCATAG AACAAACCTGTGCTGATTTGATGTCTATGGCTAAAGAGGCCCGAAAGCGGAAACTGGGACCCCTGCACCCAGCTTTCAACCTGCTCCAGATTGTCCAGAGCTCCCTGCTAATGAACCTCCCAGAAGACGCCCATGTGCGTGCCTCTGGAAagctctgtgtgtctctcaccAGAGCGTCTGATGGAAAGAACGTTTTGGTGTCTGAGTTTGATACTAGAGACGAACTCATTCAG GTTCTCATGTGTAGCTGCTTCATCCCTTTGTACTGTGGTGTCATCCCACCAACCTACCGCGGAGTG CGCTATATGGATGGTGCCATCAGCAACAACCTGCCCCACTGTCACCTGAAGAATACTATCACATTTTCTGCGTTTGCCGGCGAAAGTGACATCTGCCCCCGAGTGAGCGCACTCAATTTCCATGAGGTGCGCTTCAACAATGTCAGCATCCAGGTCAGCACAGAGAACATGTACAGGGTGACCAGCACCTTCTTCCCCCCTGAGCCTGAG GTAATGGCAGAAATCTGCCAGAATGGATACTTTGATGCTCTCCGCTTCTTACAAGAGAACG ACCTAATCAAAAGTGAGTGTCCCTTGGGCACTTTGGAGATGGACGTTCCCAAGCCTGCTTGTTGTGAGCTGGTGAAGGAGTCAGCTGAAGTCGAAGCTTCCAATAAGAAAGCACAGCTGAATGGACTGAACCTTCCTCAGGAAGAGCATTGGTGGCTGGACCAGCGGCTCATAGAGAGCCTCCCGGTTAACATCAAAAAGG tgctCTGCCAGGCATGTAGAGAGAGCCATACCTCTAGCAGTCTGTTGTCCCTGGTCACTGAGTTTCTGCCTGTTAAAGTGACCTCATACCTGCAGACCCCTTGTAGTCTGCCTGTGGAGTCAGCCTGCTCTGTAGCCCAGAG ACTAGTTGACTGGGTCCCAGATGTGCCCAGGGACATGAGGTGGCTGTATGGCATGGCGGGGGATACCCACAAACAAGCGTCCAAGGATGAGACGGACAGCGATGATAG tgaatCAACATCGCAGAGATCCAAAACCCTGCCATCAGGCCTGGACCTGCAGaaccagagagaaaaggaggtaAACGCTCTCCCCTTGACCTTGGAAGCCTCTCCCACTGATAGGTGTACCTTCTCCATGAACACGAACAGTGACCTGGACCACCTGCCCCTGACTCCGCCCCCTACACCCACCTTCAACCCCAGCTCTTGGTTTGGGGAAGCCGCCACACCGTCACCACCCAACGTAGGTGGAGTTTGGGGTATGAGTCTGGGCAGGGCTGTAGGGTGGTTACGAAACATCACATCCGAGCAAGCCTCAAATGATCCAACTTCCTTGTCCTTCTTTAAGTGA
- the LOC115360521 gene encoding UPF0676 protein C1494.01-like, producing MNLPVVDFSAFNLNEKDVMDDQLHVLSKELKTAFTEIGFVYLKNTGITQEEVDHVMAMSKSFFLQPEELKQPFSRKSYAVNVNHGWVSSETERLNPRRPGDLKEAFNITSLRTDIKWPSSGAATGFKETHISFFQHCKELSLRVLRVMAHSLDLDPEVFLSTHRLIGSEENDTTLRSLYYPPVNREKVKEDQLRCGEHSDYGSITLLFQSHEGGLQVLSRSGEYISAPVIPGTVLVNIADLMQRWTSDLFVSSVHRVLLPPAGDCSTRQSLAFFVHPDTDALITCIDGSNKYPPVKSGDYLIERFNDSYGRE from the exons ATGAATCTACCAGTGGTGGACTTCAGCGCATTCAACCTGAATGAAAAGGATGTTATGGACGATCAGCTTCACGTCTTGAGCAAAGAGTTGAAAACAGCCTTTACAGAAATTGGGTTTGTTTATCTGAAGAACACGGGGATTACTCAAGAGGAG gTGGATCATGTCATGGCCATGTCCAAGAGCTTCTTCCTGCAGccagaggagctgaagcagCCCTTCAGCAGGAAAAGCTATGCCGTTAACGTCAATCACGGCTGGGTGTCCTCAGAAACTGAGAG GTTGAATCCACGTCGACCTGGAGACCTGAAGGAGGCATTCAACATAACTTCTCTTCGCACTGACATC AAATGGCCATCGTCAGGTGCTGCAACAGGGTTCAAGGAGAcccacatttcttttttccagcACTGTAAAGAGCTGTCTCTGCGGGTGCTGAGGGTGATGGCCCACAGTCTGGATCTGGACCCAGAGGTGTTCCTCAGCACACATCGTCTCATAGGGA GTGAAGAGAATGACACAACTCTGCGGTCCCTGTACTACCCACCAGTCAACAGAGAGAAGGTGAAGGAGGATCAGCTGCGCTGTGGAGAACATTCAGACTATGGCAGCATCACCCTGTTGTTCCAGAGCCACGAGGGAGGCCTGCAG GTCCTCAGTCGCTCAGGTGAATACATCTCTGCTCCCGTCATACCAGGAACAGTCCTGGTCAACATCGCTGACTTAATGCAGCGCTGGACCAGCGACCTGTTCGTCTCTTCA GTACACAGGGTTttactgccccctgctggtgattGCAGCACTCGCCAGTCTTTGGCTTTCTTTGTCCATCCAGACACCGATGCCCTGATAACCTGCATTGACGGCTCCAACAAATACCCTCCAGTTAAATCAGGCGACTATCTCATTGAGCGATTCAATGATTCTTATGGACGAGAGTGA